In Cololabis saira isolate AMF1-May2022 chromosome 1, fColSai1.1, whole genome shotgun sequence, the following proteins share a genomic window:
- the man2b1 gene encoding lysosomal alpha-mannosidase: MACKEKTCLVFLLFIFSTVLSFPLGQEKEDSVTCGYQSCHATKANMLNVHLVPHTHDDVGWLKTVDQYFYGDRNNIQHAGVQYILDSVVDQLMKNPDRRFIYVETAFFYRWWKQQTSDMQQTVRQLVNEGRLEFVNGGWCMSDEAATHYSAVIDQMTLGLKFLNDTFGLCGRPRVAWHIDPFGHAREHASLFAQMGYDGFFFGRLDYQDRDRRKKNKEQELLWRASDSLPPPLADLFTGILPNGYNPPEGFCWDQLCDDAPIRDDPDLEDYNVDDVVRRFLFATSNQAKVYKTNHLIMTMGSDFQYENAILWYKNLDKLIRYVNALQANGSTVNVLYSTPSCYLQELHRANLTWPLKTDDFFPYADDAHDFWTGYFTSRPALKRYERISNSHLQTCNQLEVLGGPASRKGPFGEGDSQTLREAMAVAQHHDAVSGTAKQHVTDDYARRLAAGWQHCQVLVSNSLASLSGSSAERIYCDQLNVSVCPLTESSKKFSVNVYNPLARPVVWPVRLPVNGTAYIVTDAGGKSVDSQVVPVSRMTQEVRRNRGFAVNDLVFQVQAPPLGYSIYSVSLRQDGGAAARPQRSAPTVMQNKFLRVTFDPDTGLLSSLSNLETSQSIKLTQNFYWYNASDGKNSQSRQPSGAYIFRPNSSVPMVVSRVAKTESVQTSVVQEVRQWFSPWVSQVVRLYADSRALELEWTVGPLPTEDDLGKEVITRLDTDIKTSELFYTDSNGREVLQRKKDFRPTWQLKQSEPIAGNYYPINSRAFIKDDDNQLTVITDRSQGGGSIQNGSLEIMLHRRLLYDDYRGVGEPLNESSHIYPEGLVVRGCLLLSLDRPASAADVHRPLAQEVVLQPLLSFTDGDLSPNTRLEFSALQAALPSAVHLLTLSQWDKETLLLRLEHQFQSWESKLNSNPVTVNLLKLFSTLDVLGMSELNLSANQWKDQMRRFEWTSQNEEKLLLKTREDPSVWEVTLRPMEIRTFLLRVSFK; encoded by the exons ATGGCTTGCAAGGAGAAGACGTGCCTGGTCTTCCTCTTGTTTATCTTCAGCACAGTTTTAAGTTTTCCTCTCGGCCAGGAGAAGGAGGACTCCGTCACCTGCGGATACCAG TCATGTCATGCCACAAAAGCCAACATGCTGAATGTCCACCTGGTCCCTCACACGCACGACGATGTAGGCTGGCTCAAGACTGTGGACCAGTACTTCTATGGAG ATCGTAACAACATCCAGCACGCCGGGGTTCAGTACATCCTGGACTCGGTGGTGGACCAGCTGATGAAGAATCCAGACAGGAGGTTCATCTACGTGGAGACTGCCTTCTTCTACCGCTGGTGGAAGCAGCAGACCTCTGACATGCAGCAGACAGTCAGACAGCTGGTTAATGAAG GGCGTCTAGAGTTTGTGAACGGGGGCTGGTGTATGAGCGACGAGGCCGCCACCCACTACAGCGCCGTCATAGACCAGATGACGTTGGGCCTAAAGTTTCTTAACGACACATTTGGACTTTGCGGTCGCCCCCGTGTCGCCTGGCACATCGACCCCTTCGGCCATGCTCGTGAACACGCCTCCCTTTTTGCACAG ATGGGCTACGACGGGTTCTTCTTTGGCCGTCTGGACTACCAGGACCGGGATCGCAGGAAGAAGAACAAGGAGCAGGAGCTTCTGTGGAGAGCCTCCGACAGCCTCCCGCCACCGCTGGCCGACCTCTTCACTG GAATCCTTCCCAACGGGTACAACCCTCCCGAGGGATTTTGCTGGGACCAGCTCTGCGATGATGCACCAATCAGAGATGACCCCGACCTGGAGGACTATAATGTTGATGATGTGGTGAGGCGCTTCCTGTTCGCCACCAGCAATCAG GCTAAAGTGTATAAAACCAACCACCTCATCATGACCATGGGCTCAGACTTCCAGTATGAGAATGCCATTCTGTGGTACAAGAACCTGGACAAGCTGATTCGCTACGTGAACGCCCTGCAGGCAAATGGAAGCACAGTCAATGTGCTCTATTCCACTCCGTCCTGCTACCTCCAGGAGCTGCACCGAGCAAACCTCACCTG GCCTTTGAAGACGGACGATTTCTTCCCCTATGCAGATGATGCTCATGATTTCTGGACCGGCTACTTTACAAGCCGACCAGCACTGAAGCGTTACGAGAGGATCAGTAACAGTCACCTGCAG ACGTGTAACCAGCTTGAAGTGCTTGGGGGTCCAGCTTCCAGGAAAGGACCTTTTGGAGAGGGTGACAGCCAAACCTTAA GGGAGGCCATGGCCGTGGCTCAGCACCACGACGCGGTGTCGGGTACAGCGAAGCAGCACGTCACCGACGACTACGCCAGGAGGTTAGCCGCGGGCTGGCAGCACTGTCAG GTTTTGGTCAGTAACAGCCTGGCGTCTCTCAGTGGATCCTCTGCTGAACGCATCTACTGTGATCAGCTCAACGTCAGCGTGTGCCCTCTCACTGAATCCAGCAAAAAG ttctCAGTCAACGTGTACAACCCTCTTGCTCGGCCTGTCGTGTGGCCCGTCAGGCTGCCAGTCAATGGAACCGCTTACATCGTCACCGACGCTGGAGGCAAATCTGTGGACTCTCAG GTGGTTCCAGTGTCCAGAATGACCCAGGAAGTGAGGAGGAATCGGGGCTTTGCTGTGAATGACTTGGTGTTCCAGGTTCAAGCTCCTCCTCTGGGATACAGTATCTACTCGGTGTCGCTGCGTCAggatggaggagcagcagcccgGCCCCAGCGCTCTGCCCCCACAGTGATGCAGAACAAG TTCCTGCGAGTGACCTTTGACCCAGACACCGGCCTCCTAAGCAGCCTCAGCAACCTGGAAACTTCACAGAGCATCAAACTAACACAGAATTTCTATTG GTACAACGCCAGCGATGGTAAGAACTCTCAGAGCAGACAGCCGTCTGGAGCCTACATCTTCAGACCCAACTCCTCCGTGCCGATGGTTGTCAGCAGGGTGGCCAAGACGGAGAGCGTTCAG ACGTCAGTGGTGCAGGAGGTGAGGCAGTGGTTCTCTCCGTGGGTGTCTCAGGTGGTCCGTCTCTACGCCGACAGCAGAGCTCTGGAGCTGGAGTGGACAGTCGGGCCTCTGCCCACAGA GGACGACCTGGGGAAGGAAGTGATTACTCGTTTGGACACCGACATCAAAACCTCTGAACTTTTCTACACCGACTCCAACGGCAGAGAAGTGCTACAGAGGAA GAAGGATTtccgcccaacctggcaactgAAGCAGTCAGAGCCCATTGCTGGAAACTACTATCCCATTAACTCTCGTGCTTTTATCAAG GATGATGACAACCAACTCACTGTGATAACGGATCGCTCTCAAGGAGGAGGCAGCATCCAGAACGGCTCGCTGGAAATCATG CTGCACCGGCGGTTGTTGTATGACGATTACCGGGGTGTGGGCGAGCCCCTCAACGAAAGCTCTCACATCTACCCAGAGGGGCTGGTGGTCCGCGGCTGCCTCCTGCTGTCCCTCGACCGTCCGGCCAGCGCTGCTGATGTACATCGTCCACTGGCCCAGGAGGTCGTGCTGCAGCCACTTTTGTCATTTACTGACGGAGATCTGAGCCCAAACACGCGATTGGAG TTCTCAGCGCTGCAGGCTGCACTGCCCTCTGCTGTCCACCTCCTCACCCTCAGCCAGTGGGACAAGGAGACGCTGCTGCTGAGACTTGAGCATCAGTTCCAGAGCTGGGAGAGCAAACTTAACTCAAATCCTGTCACCGTCAACCTCCTG AAACTGTTTTCCACTCTGGATGTTCTGGGCATGTCTGAGCTGAACCTGTCAGCCAATCAGTGGAAAGATCAGATGAGACGCTTTGAATGGACCTCTCAGAACG AAGAGAAACTGCTGCTGAAGACTCGTGAGGACCCCTCTGTATGGGAAGTGACCTTAAGGCCGATGGAGATCCGAACTTTCCTACTCAGGGTCAGCTTTAAATAA